A single genomic interval of Dromiciops gliroides isolate mDroGli1 chromosome 1, mDroGli1.pri, whole genome shotgun sequence harbors:
- the LOC122734856 gene encoding zymogen granule membrane protein 16-like: protein MMLMLIFLLFTLPVTVTAEEHGTRNFSALHPSLLTKPHRGSSFSGEYGYGGGTSFTLSGNHRSGRLNGFRIHEQCGGIIHGIQFQYGQDWSQLYGIKSGLSHEVFLNKGERITQVLGKYYSYYIQQLIFITSHRRIFTFGQPGGYSFNASPHYQGGFLNYISGHHNSYGITGIGFHWSEPRLVKA from the exons atgatgctgatgctgatatTTCTCCTTTTCACCCTCCCAGTGACTGTCACTGCTGAGGAGCATG GGACTAGAAATTTTTCAGCCCTTCACCCCTCCCTGCTTACAAAGCCACACCGGGGGTCCTCATTTTCTGGAGAATATGGCTACGGAGGGGGAACCAGCTTTACACTCTCTGGGAACCACAGAAGCGGCAGGTTAAATGGATTTCGAATCCATGAACAATGTGGTGGGATCATCCATGG CATCCAGTTCCAGTATGGCCAAGACTGGAGCCAACTGTATGGCATCAAATCAGGACTGAGCCACGAGGTTTTCCTGAATAAGGGGGAGAGAATCACTCAAGTCCTGGGCAAATACTACTCATACTACATCCAGCAACTGATATTCATCACCAGCCATAGACGTATCTTCACTTTTGGGCAGCCAGGAGGCTACTCCTTCAATGCTTCCCCTCATTACCAGGGAGGATTCCTGAACTACATCAGTGGGCACCACAATAGTTATGGCATCACTGGCATTGGCTTTCACTGGAGTGAGCCCAGGCTTGTGAAGGCCTGA